The Saccharothrix variisporea genome has a segment encoding these proteins:
- a CDS encoding glycosyltransferase, translated as MRVLFVSLASVGHTYPLIPLATAARAAGHEVHFAAGEAVHGPLEAHGLRPFRPADAFSEIYAEDLAPDLARLEPDLVVHGWGVPGAAEAARAAGIPGVWHGFGRMFPEGIGLVRPTGGVHLDICPPSLQDKDFLATQDRVELRPVPFSEPARPVLRDGRPLIYLTLGTAFGTPELLTAAVRGLAALDAHIVVAAGRVRPAELGTVPHNVTVRDWVDQADLWPHVDVAVHHGGSGTTLGALAAGVPQLLLPQGADQFANAEAVSAAGAGLVLDEPAAIADLTWKLLAGNDHRDAARALAAEIARMPSPAEVAQRLPDLAG; from the coding sequence ATGCGCGTGCTCTTCGTCAGCCTGGCGTCGGTCGGCCACACCTACCCGCTGATCCCCCTCGCCACCGCCGCCCGCGCCGCCGGGCACGAGGTGCACTTCGCGGCGGGGGAGGCGGTGCACGGTCCGCTCGAAGCGCACGGGCTGCGCCCCTTCCGGCCCGCGGACGCGTTCTCCGAGATCTACGCCGAGGACCTCGCGCCGGACCTGGCGCGGCTCGAACCCGACCTCGTCGTGCACGGGTGGGGTGTGCCGGGGGCCGCGGAGGCGGCTCGGGCGGCGGGGATCCCGGGGGTCTGGCACGGGTTCGGGCGGATGTTCCCCGAGGGCATCGGGCTGGTCCGGCCGACCGGGGGAGTGCACCTGGACATCTGCCCGCCTTCGTTGCAGGACAAGGACTTCCTGGCCACGCAGGACCGGGTCGAACTGCGCCCGGTGCCCTTCTCCGAACCCGCGAGACCGGTCCTGCGCGACGGCCGCCCGCTGATCTACCTCACCCTGGGCACCGCGTTCGGCACCCCGGAACTGCTCACCGCGGCCGTGCGCGGGCTGGCCGCGCTGGACGCCCACATCGTCGTCGCGGCCGGTCGCGTGCGCCCTGCCGAGCTCGGGACCGTGCCGCACAACGTGACCGTGCGGGACTGGGTGGACCAGGCCGACCTGTGGCCGCACGTGGACGTCGCCGTGCACCACGGCGGCAGCGGCACGACGCTCGGCGCGCTCGCCGCCGGCGTCCCGCAGTTGCTGCTGCCGCAGGGCGCCGACCAGTTCGCCAACGCCGAGGCGGTCAGCGCGGCCGGGGCGGGGCTGGTGCTGGACGAGCCGGCCGCGATCGCCGACCTGACCTGGAAGCTGTTGGCCGGCAACGACCACCGCGACGCGGCCCGCGCCCTCGCCGCCGAGATCGCCCGCATGCCCTCCCCGGCCGAAGTCGCCCAGCGCCTGCCCGACCTCGCCGGCTGA
- a CDS encoding BTAD domain-containing putative transcriptional regulator, protein MQATCRVRVLGGFGVAVDGRPVPTDAWRSRRAADLVKLLAIESGHRMHREQAMDLLWPGLSAEAAGANLRKAVHYARRALGGPDAIAVTGHVLALWPGADLDCDLERFDRAADAALASGDATACTAAAALYPGDLLPDDRYEWWAEERRTKVRTRYLALLRAAGDWARLLEWDETDEEAHRALMRQHLAAGRRREALRQFEQLRRALRERIGVGPDAETVALYESALAEGGDPPSVAQTVGVTLANGLVAWGRRNLEEAERLAKRARALALDANLGHELGEASTLLALVAYARGTWHEQFRREFVDSVRRSTELEAAVFDAHLCFQEFYLYGPEGHEGAEAFGRDLLAIATDAGSAGGRALAHLLLGEFALLSGHLDDAVSHLSRSLVDAERAGCASARCIALERAAEASVRRGDRAFAVALLERAMPLARASGIRSHLVIRVHGLRVLAAGGLVDALSAVREGERLLASEHVCDPCSMVFRTEAARACARADDLGRARRHLAEAERIGGLWQGGPWTAALWEVRAELRRAAGQTTQASALFLEAADQFAALRRPWEERRCRAAAELSA, encoded by the coding sequence ATGCAGGCCACCTGCCGGGTGCGCGTGCTCGGCGGGTTCGGCGTCGCGGTCGACGGCAGGCCCGTCCCCACCGACGCCTGGCGCAGCAGGCGAGCCGCCGACCTGGTGAAGCTCCTGGCGATCGAGTCCGGGCACCGCATGCACCGGGAACAGGCGATGGACCTGCTGTGGCCGGGGTTGTCCGCCGAGGCCGCCGGCGCGAACCTGCGCAAGGCCGTGCACTACGCCCGCCGCGCGCTGGGCGGCCCGGACGCCATCGCGGTGACCGGGCACGTGCTCGCGCTGTGGCCGGGCGCGGACCTGGACTGCGACCTGGAGCGGTTCGACCGCGCCGCCGACGCCGCGCTGGCCTCCGGTGACGCCACCGCGTGCACGGCCGCCGCCGCCCTCTACCCGGGCGACCTGCTGCCCGACGACCGCTACGAGTGGTGGGCGGAGGAGCGGCGCACGAAGGTCCGGACCCGCTACCTGGCCCTGTTGCGCGCGGCGGGAGACTGGGCGCGGCTGCTGGAGTGGGACGAGACCGACGAGGAGGCCCACCGCGCGCTGATGCGGCAGCACCTCGCGGCCGGGCGGCGGCGGGAGGCGTTGCGCCAGTTCGAACAGCTCAGGCGGGCGCTGCGGGAACGCATCGGCGTCGGCCCGGACGCCGAGACGGTCGCCCTCTACGAGTCGGCCCTGGCCGAGGGCGGCGACCCGCCGTCGGTGGCGCAGACGGTGGGCGTGACGCTGGCCAACGGCCTGGTCGCCTGGGGCCGGCGCAACCTGGAGGAGGCCGAACGACTGGCCAAGCGCGCCCGCGCGCTGGCCCTGGACGCCAACCTCGGGCACGAGCTGGGCGAGGCGTCGACCCTGCTGGCCCTGGTCGCCTACGCCCGCGGCACCTGGCACGAGCAGTTCCGCCGGGAGTTCGTGGACTCGGTGCGCCGGTCGACCGAGCTGGAGGCGGCGGTGTTCGACGCGCACCTGTGCTTCCAGGAGTTCTACCTCTACGGGCCGGAGGGCCACGAGGGCGCGGAGGCGTTCGGCCGCGACCTGCTCGCCATCGCCACCGACGCGGGCTCCGCGGGCGGACGAGCGCTGGCCCACTTGCTGCTGGGCGAGTTCGCGCTGCTGTCCGGGCACCTCGACGACGCCGTGTCGCACCTGTCCCGGTCGCTGGTGGACGCCGAGCGGGCGGGATGCGCGTCGGCCCGCTGCATCGCGCTGGAACGCGCCGCGGAGGCGAGCGTGCGGCGCGGTGACCGGGCGTTCGCCGTGGCGCTGCTGGAGCGCGCCATGCCGCTCGCGCGGGCCTCGGGCATCCGGTCGCACCTGGTCATCCGGGTGCACGGGCTGCGGGTGTTGGCGGCGGGCGGGCTGGTGGACGCGTTGAGCGCGGTGCGGGAGGGGGAGCGGCTGCTGGCGTCCGAGCACGTGTGCGACCCGTGCTCGATGGTGTTCCGCACCGAGGCGGCCCGCGCGTGCGCCCGTGCGGACGACCTGGGCCGGGCGCGACGGCACTTGGCGGAAGCCGAGCGGATCGGCGGCCTGTGGCAGGGCGGTCCGTGGACGGCGGCGCTGTGGGAGGTGCGGGCGGAACTGCGCCGCGCGGCCGGCCAGACGACCCAGGCGTCGGCGCTGTTCCTGGAGGCGGCCGACCAGTTCGCGGCCCTGCGCCGCCCGTGGGAGGAACGCCGCTGCCGCGCCGCCGCCGAACTCTCCGCCTGA
- a CDS encoding DUF4242 domain-containing protein, with protein sequence MLFMDVHNHLPEGARAADVAEAHAADLRTQDQYGVKYLHYWVDDSAGKVFCLVEAPDAEAAHRVHREAHGLVADEIYPVTQG encoded by the coding sequence ATGCTGTTCATGGACGTGCACAACCACCTGCCCGAAGGCGCCAGGGCCGCCGACGTCGCCGAGGCGCACGCCGCGGACCTGCGCACGCAGGACCAGTACGGCGTGAAGTACCTGCACTACTGGGTCGACGACTCCGCGGGCAAGGTGTTCTGCCTGGTCGAGGCCCCCGACGCCGAGGCCGCCCACCGGGTCCACCGCGAGGCCCACGGCCTGGTCGCCGACGAGATCTACCCCGTCACGCAGGGATGA
- a CDS encoding cupin domain-containing protein — translation MSIAAAKSLENPEETRRFPHGHVDLVTLGGTTAGRAEFEPGWRWSNDVAPIAGTKSCQAMHTGYVLSGRMHIRMDDGTEADVGPGDAMVVEPGHDAWTVGDESCVVLDFTGLENYAKQ, via the coding sequence ATGAGCATCGCAGCGGCCAAGAGCCTGGAGAACCCCGAGGAGACCCGCCGGTTCCCGCACGGCCACGTCGACCTGGTCACCCTCGGCGGGACCACCGCCGGGCGGGCCGAGTTCGAACCGGGCTGGCGCTGGTCCAACGACGTGGCGCCGATCGCCGGCACCAAGTCCTGCCAGGCCATGCACACCGGCTACGTGCTGTCGGGCCGGATGCACATCCGCATGGACGACGGCACCGAGGCCGACGTCGGCCCCGGCGACGCGATGGTGGTCGAACCGGGCCACGACGCCTGGACCGTGGGCGACGAGTCGTGCGTGGTCCTGGACTTCACCGGCTTGGAGAACTACGCCAAGCAGTGA
- a CDS encoding YdeI/OmpD-associated family protein has translation MTARGFTATVRSGGRGRTVVPVPFDPDEVWGAKSRHHVTGTVAGLPFRGVIETSDSDHRIVLGAAWCRDNHPAAGDRVEVVLHPEGPQRADLAEDFAAALDATPAAAAFFDSLAQFYRRAYLRWIDGATRRPELRAARIAEVVDLLAAGVKQRPKA, from the coding sequence ATGACGGCGCGTGGTTTCACCGCCACGGTCCGCTCCGGCGGGCGTGGCCGCACCGTCGTGCCCGTCCCGTTCGACCCGGACGAGGTCTGGGGCGCGAAGTCCCGGCACCACGTCACCGGTACCGTCGCCGGCCTGCCGTTCCGCGGCGTCATCGAGACCTCCGACTCCGACCACCGGATCGTCCTGGGCGCCGCGTGGTGTCGCGACAACCACCCGGCGGCCGGTGACCGCGTCGAGGTCGTGCTGCACCCGGAAGGCCCGCAGCGCGCCGACCTCGCCGAGGACTTCGCCGCCGCGCTCGACGCCACACCGGCGGCCGCCGCGTTCTTCGACTCCCTCGCCCAGTTCTACCGCCGCGCCTACTTGCGCTGGATCGACGGCGCCACCCGCCGCCCGGAACTGCGCGCCGCCCGGATCGCCGAGGTGGTCGACCTGCTGGCCGCCGGGGTCAAGCAGCGCCCCAAGGCCTGA
- a CDS encoding Fur family transcriptional regulator, protein MPTAPEFEQMLRRASLRVTSPRLAVLSAVHEHPHADTDSIIGVVRESLGTVSHQAVYDVLRALTTAGLLRRIEPPGSVARYEARVGDNHHHVVCRSCGVIADVDCAVGHAPCLTASDDHGFSIDEAEVVYWGTCPDCKSATA, encoded by the coding sequence GTGCCCACCGCCCCCGAGTTCGAGCAGATGCTGCGACGCGCGTCGCTGCGCGTGACGAGCCCGCGGCTGGCCGTGCTGTCCGCGGTGCACGAGCACCCCCACGCCGACACCGACTCGATCATCGGTGTCGTGCGGGAGAGCCTGGGCACGGTGTCGCACCAAGCCGTCTACGACGTCCTGCGCGCGCTGACCACCGCCGGGCTGCTGCGGCGCATCGAGCCGCCCGGTTCGGTCGCCCGCTACGAGGCCAGGGTCGGCGACAACCACCACCACGTCGTGTGCCGGTCCTGCGGGGTGATCGCCGACGTCGACTGCGCCGTCGGCCACGCGCCCTGCCTGACCGCGTCCGACGACCACGGCTTCAGCATCGACGAGGCCGAGGTCGTCTACTGGGGCACCTGTCCCGACTGCAAGTCCGCAACCGCTTGA
- the katG gene encoding catalase/peroxidase HPI: MSDSPNAVIGELNEEGAAGCPVSAGRINHPTEGGSNRDWWPNQLNLKILRKHPAVANPMGEDFDYAREFLSLDLDELAKDVDQVLTTSQDWWPADFGHYGPFMIRMAWHSAGTYRVHDGRGGAGAGMQRFAPLNSWPDNGNLDKARRLLWPVKKKYGRKISWADLMIFTGNRALETMGFKTFGFAGGRADVWEPDEDVYWGPERTWLGDERYSGDRNLESPLAAVQMGLIYVNPEGPNGNPDPLAAARDIRETFGRMAMNDEETVALIAGGHTFGKTHGAADPNQYVGPEPEGAPLEEMGLGWKNTFGSGKGRDTITSGLEVTWTPTPAQWSNWFFHNLFEYEWELTKSPAGAHQWTPKDGKARNTVPDPEDGKLNRAPGMLTTDLALRFDPVYEQISRRFYENPDQFADAFARAWFKLTHRDMGPIQRYLGPLVPQEQLIWQDHVPPVDHELVDAADVAALKQQILATGLTVSQLVTTAWASASTFRGSDKRGGANGARIRLEPQRGWEVNEPEQLSIVLRALEGVRENFNNAQTGGKKVSLADLIVLGGVAAVEQAASAAGVSVTVPFTPGRTDATQEQTDAESFAAMEPTADGFRNYLGKGNRLPAEFLLVDRANLLTLSAPEMTVLVGGLRVLGANHKRSELGVLTGTPGALTNDFFVNLLDLDTEWKPTSAEAETFEGRDRATGEVKWTGSRVDLVFGSNSELRAVAEVYASDDAKEKFVHDFVSAWAKVMDLDRFDVA, from the coding sequence GTGTCCGACAGCCCGAACGCCGTCATCGGAGAGCTGAACGAGGAGGGCGCCGCCGGTTGCCCCGTCTCCGCCGGCCGGATCAACCACCCGACCGAAGGCGGCAGCAACCGCGACTGGTGGCCGAACCAGCTCAACCTGAAGATCCTCCGCAAGCACCCGGCCGTCGCGAACCCGATGGGCGAGGACTTCGACTACGCGCGGGAGTTCCTCAGCCTGGACCTCGACGAGCTGGCCAAGGACGTCGACCAGGTGCTGACGACCTCCCAGGACTGGTGGCCCGCCGACTTCGGCCACTACGGGCCGTTCATGATCCGCATGGCGTGGCACAGCGCGGGCACCTACCGCGTGCACGACGGCCGCGGCGGCGCGGGCGCGGGCATGCAGCGGTTCGCCCCGCTCAACAGCTGGCCGGACAACGGCAACCTGGACAAGGCGCGCCGCCTGCTGTGGCCGGTCAAGAAGAAGTACGGCCGCAAGATCTCGTGGGCCGACCTGATGATCTTCACCGGCAACCGGGCCCTGGAGACCATGGGCTTCAAGACCTTCGGCTTCGCCGGTGGCCGCGCGGACGTGTGGGAGCCCGACGAGGACGTGTACTGGGGCCCCGAGCGCACCTGGCTGGGCGACGAGCGCTACTCCGGTGACCGCAACCTGGAGAGCCCGCTCGCGGCCGTGCAGATGGGCCTGATCTACGTCAACCCCGAGGGCCCCAACGGCAACCCGGACCCGCTGGCCGCCGCCCGCGACATCCGCGAGACCTTCGGCCGCATGGCGATGAACGACGAGGAGACCGTCGCGCTGATCGCCGGCGGCCACACCTTCGGCAAGACCCACGGCGCGGCCGACCCGAACCAGTACGTCGGCCCCGAGCCCGAGGGCGCCCCGCTGGAGGAGATGGGCCTGGGCTGGAAGAACACCTTCGGCTCCGGCAAGGGCCGCGACACCATCACCAGCGGCCTCGAGGTCACCTGGACGCCGACCCCGGCGCAGTGGAGCAACTGGTTCTTCCACAACCTGTTCGAGTACGAGTGGGAGCTGACCAAGAGCCCGGCCGGCGCCCACCAGTGGACCCCGAAGGACGGCAAGGCCCGCAACACCGTCCCGGACCCCGAGGACGGCAAGCTCAACCGCGCGCCGGGCATGCTCACCACCGACCTGGCGCTGCGCTTCGACCCGGTCTACGAGCAGATCTCCCGCCGCTTCTACGAGAACCCCGACCAGTTCGCGGACGCCTTCGCCCGCGCCTGGTTCAAGCTCACCCACCGCGACATGGGCCCGATCCAGCGCTACCTGGGCCCGCTGGTGCCGCAGGAGCAGCTCATCTGGCAGGACCACGTCCCGCCCGTGGACCACGAGCTGGTCGACGCCGCCGACGTGGCCGCGCTCAAGCAGCAGATCCTGGCCACCGGCCTGACCGTCTCGCAGCTGGTGACCACCGCGTGGGCGTCGGCCTCGACCTTCCGCGGCAGCGACAAGCGGGGTGGCGCGAACGGCGCCCGCATCCGCTTGGAGCCGCAGCGCGGCTGGGAGGTCAACGAGCCCGAGCAGCTGTCGATCGTGCTGCGGGCCCTGGAGGGCGTGCGGGAGAACTTCAACAACGCCCAGACCGGCGGCAAGAAGGTCTCCCTGGCCGACCTGATCGTGCTCGGCGGTGTCGCCGCGGTCGAGCAGGCCGCCAGTGCCGCGGGCGTCTCGGTGACCGTCCCGTTCACCCCGGGCCGCACCGACGCCACCCAGGAGCAGACCGACGCGGAGTCCTTCGCGGCGATGGAGCCCACCGCCGACGGCTTCCGCAACTACCTGGGCAAGGGCAACCGCCTGCCGGCCGAGTTCCTGCTGGTGGACCGGGCGAACCTGCTCACGCTGAGCGCGCCGGAGATGACCGTCCTGGTCGGCGGCCTGCGCGTGCTGGGCGCCAACCACAAGCGCTCGGAGCTGGGCGTCCTGACCGGCACGCCGGGTGCGCTGACCAACGACTTCTTCGTGAACCTGCTGGACCTGGACACGGAGTGGAAGCCGACCTCGGCGGAGGCGGAGACCTTCGAGGGCCGTGACCGCGCGACCGGCGAGGTCAAGTGGACCGGCAGCCGGGTGGACCTGGTGTTCGGCTCGAACTCCGAGCTGCGCGCGGTCGCCGAGGTCTACGCCTCCGACGACGCCAAGGAGAAGTTCGTCCACGACTTCGTGTCGGCGTGGGCGAAGGTCATGGACCTGGACCGCTTCGACGTCGCCTGA
- a CDS encoding aspartate aminotransferase family protein — protein sequence MDLDELVFHPWVAQGPRRVPTIVAGEGSHVVAADGRRYLDFSSQLVFTNLGHRHPRVVAAIKAQADRLCTLAPAHANDVRNEAARLIVEVAPEGLGHVLFTTGGTEGIEHAVRMARLVTGRPKVLAAYRSYHGSTTTSIHLTGDPRRWASDTGAAGVVHFFGPFPYRSVFGATTPEEEGERALAHLEQVILQEGPTTIAALVLESVTGSSGVVVPPAGYLRGVRELCARHGIVHIADEVLTGFGRTGAWFACDHEDVAPDLLVFAKGVNSGYVPLGGVLVGERVYRAFTERPYPAGLTYSGHPLACAAAVGAIEAMHEEDTVAAAARLGTDVLGPGLKRLAEKHPCVGDLRGIGALWTLELVADRDAGEPLPTGGPQMTAFTKACLDRDLLTLVLANRVHVAPPLNTTDADVTTGLTALDEALTAVDAELRAG from the coding sequence ATGGACCTCGACGAGCTGGTCTTCCACCCCTGGGTCGCCCAGGGCCCGCGGCGGGTGCCCACGATCGTCGCCGGCGAGGGCAGCCACGTCGTGGCCGCCGACGGCCGCCGCTACCTCGACTTCAGCTCGCAGTTGGTGTTCACCAACCTCGGTCACCGGCACCCGCGGGTCGTTGCGGCGATCAAGGCGCAGGCGGACCGGCTGTGCACGCTGGCTCCCGCGCACGCCAACGACGTCCGGAACGAGGCCGCGCGGCTGATCGTGGAGGTCGCGCCGGAAGGGCTCGGGCACGTCCTGTTCACCACGGGCGGCACGGAGGGCATCGAGCACGCCGTGCGGATGGCGCGCCTGGTCACCGGGCGTCCCAAGGTGCTCGCCGCCTACCGGTCCTACCACGGCTCCACGACCACCTCGATCCACCTGACCGGCGACCCGCGCCGGTGGGCGTCGGACACCGGCGCGGCCGGCGTGGTGCACTTCTTCGGCCCGTTCCCGTACCGGTCGGTGTTCGGCGCGACCACGCCGGAGGAGGAAGGCGAACGGGCGCTCGCGCACCTGGAGCAGGTGATCCTCCAGGAGGGGCCGACGACCATCGCGGCCTTGGTGCTGGAGTCGGTGACCGGCAGCTCGGGCGTGGTCGTGCCGCCCGCGGGTTACCTGCGGGGTGTGCGGGAGCTGTGCGCGCGGCACGGGATCGTCCACATCGCCGACGAAGTCCTGACCGGTTTCGGCCGCACGGGGGCGTGGTTCGCCTGCGACCACGAGGACGTGGCCCCGGACCTGCTGGTGTTCGCGAAGGGCGTCAACTCGGGGTACGTGCCGCTGGGCGGGGTGCTGGTGGGCGAGCGGGTCTACCGGGCGTTCACCGAACGCCCGTACCCGGCGGGTCTGACCTACAGCGGCCACCCGCTGGCGTGCGCGGCGGCGGTCGGCGCCATCGAGGCCATGCACGAGGAGGACACGGTCGCGGCGGCGGCCCGCCTGGGCACCGACGTCCTCGGCCCGGGCCTCAAGCGCTTGGCCGAGAAGCACCCGTGCGTCGGCGACCTCCGGGGCATCGGTGCACTGTGGACACTCGAGCTGGTGGCCGACCGCGACGCCGGAGAGCCCCTGCCCACCGGCGGCCCGCAGATGACCGCGTTCACGAAGGCCTGCCTGGACCGCGACCTGCTGACCCTGGTGCTGGCCAACCGCGTCCACGTCGCCCCGCCGCTCAACACCACCGACGCCGACGTGACCACCGGCCTCACCGCATTGGACGAAGCGCTCACGGCCGTGGACGCGGAACTCCGGGCCGGCTGA